The sequence CCAGTTTTACATGAACCCCATGGGGTGATTTGTGGTCAACAACATTCAAACTGGACATCATTCATAGCGGTGTCATCTCCTCTGCCTTGTGGTGCTTCCACTTTGGTTTTGATAGCACAGATCCCATCATCGCAAGGACGACTCCAGCCTTCAAAAGTTCCCCAGCGGCCACCATATCCGTTCAGAGGTTTGGGATCTGAACATAACATCTCCATGTTGTTGGCCGCTGTGTCATCTCCATCACCCTGAGGGGGTTCAACCTGCAGCCTAAAAGCTGCTAAATGTTCTTGACAACGTGAAACGTTAGTCCATTGCCCCCATCTGTG is a genomic window of Bufo bufo chromosome 1, aBufBuf1.1, whole genome shotgun sequence containing:
- the LOC120986616 gene encoding vitelline membrane outer layer protein 1 homolog: MWSSVAVILLIQAALSYGEWISVANGGRWGTWGDVERCPPNSRAVGFNLKVEASIGRRGDDTALNGIGLLCEYHNGSTAGMITSRVSPWGQWTNVSRCQEHLAAFRLQVEPPQGDGDDTAANNMEMLCSDPKPLNGYGGRWGTFEGWSRPCDDGICAIKTKVEAPQGRGDDTAMNDVQFECC